From a region of the Mercurialis annua linkage group LG1-X, ddMerAnnu1.2, whole genome shotgun sequence genome:
- the LOC126659720 gene encoding probable indole-3-pyruvate monooxygenase YUCCA4, which yields MGSSCKEQQHFRFLNSNQEIIKIQEGPIIIGAGPSGLAAAACLSHTHKISSLILEKSDCIASLWQTKTYDRLKLHLPKQFCQLPLMNFPKNFPKYPSKHQFVSYMESYASHFSIKPKFNQAVVRAEFDTVNGFWRVKTQDKEYISYWLIVATGENAEPVIPEISGMEKFNGPIIHTSVYKSGSEFMNQRVLVVGCGNSGMEVSLDLCRYNAIPHMVVRNTVHVLPREMFGMSTFTVAMTLLKWLPLRLVDKLLLLVANFTIGNTDQLGLRRPKTGPLELKNVTGKTPVLDVGALSQIKSGKIKVMEGIKEITRNEVKFMDGQEKKFDSIILATGYKSNVPNWLKGCDFFTKDGMPKTPFPKGWKGDNGLYTVGFTRKGLLGTASDAVNIAQDISESEQWRVIKDRNKSCNSNFILLGIK from the exons TTAGCAGCGGCAGCTTGTTTATCTCATACACACAAAATCTCTTCATTAATTCTTGAAAAATCCGACTGTATAGCTTCTCTTTGGCAAACTAAAACCTACGATCGTCTCAAACTTCATCTTCCCAAACAGTTTTGTCAACTTCCACTTATGAATTTCCCTAAAAACTTCCCTAAATACCCTTCTAAACACCAGTTCGTATCTTACATGGAGTCTTACGCTTCACACTTCTCTATCAAACCCAAGTTCAATCAAGCTGTTGTGAGAGCTGAATTCGACACCGTTAACGGGTTCTGGAGAGTTAAAACTCAAGATAAAGAATATATTTCTTATTGGCTTATTGTTGCTACTGGTGAAAATGCCGAGCCGGTAATTCCTGAAATTTCTGGCATGGAAAAGTTTAACGGTCCTATTATTCATACCAGTGTTTATAAATCTGGGTCTGAGTTTATGAATCAAAGGGTTTTAGTTGTTGGTTGTGGTAATTCTGGTATGGAGGTTAGTTTAGACCTTTGTAGGTATAATGCAATTCCTCACATGGTTGTTAGGAACAca GTTCATGTTTTACCAAGAGAGATGTTTGGGATGTCAACCTTTACAGTAGCAATGACACTTCTTAAGTGGTTGCCATTAAGACTAGTTGATAAGTTGCTACTACTTGTGGCTAATTTCACTATAGGCAATACTGATCAATTAGGTCTCCGGAGACCTAAAACCGGCCCGCTCGAGCTTAAAAATGTAACCGGAAAGACTCCCGTTCTTGACGTCGGCGCACTTTCTCAAATAAAATCAGGCAAAATTAAG gtgATGGAAGGTATAAAAGAGATAACAAGAAATGAAGTGAAATTTATGGACGGACAAGAAAAGAAGTTTGATTCAATAATCTTAGCAACTGGGTACAAAAGCAATGTGCCTAATTGGCTCAAG GGATGTGATTTTTTCACAAAAGATGGAATGCCTAAAACACCCTTTCCTAAGGGATGGAAAGGAGACAATGGGTTGTACACCGTTGGATTCACAAGAAAAGGGTTATTAGGAACGGCTTCTGATGCTGTTAATATTGCACAAGATATATCTGAATCTGAGCAATGGAGGGTAATTAAGGACAGAAATAAATCTTGTAATTCCAATTTTATCCTGCTagggataaaataa